One part of the Longimicrobium sp. genome encodes these proteins:
- a CDS encoding TfoX/Sxy family protein, with product MPVSAEYREYVLEQLGRVEPVTARSMFGGVGVYSGGLFFALLDDDSVYLKVDDTNRADFEAAGMGPFRPFGDDSHVMQYYELPAELLEEPDRLRPWVHKALDVARRKRRKR from the coding sequence ATGCCCGTATCCGCGGAGTACCGGGAGTACGTCCTGGAGCAGCTCGGGCGCGTGGAGCCCGTGACGGCACGCAGCATGTTCGGCGGGGTAGGGGTATATTCCGGCGGACTGTTCTTTGCGCTGCTGGACGACGACTCGGTGTACCTCAAGGTGGACGACACCAACCGCGCGGACTTCGAAGCCGCCGGGATGGGCCCGTTCCGTCCGTTCGGTGACGACTCGCACGTTATGCAGTACTACGAGCTTCCCGCCGAGCTGCTGGAAGAGCCGGACCGGCTCCGCCCCTGGGTACACAAGGCGCTGGACGTCGCGCGGCGAAAGCGCCGCAAGCGATAG